One genomic segment of Rhizorhabdus phycosphaerae includes these proteins:
- a CDS encoding SDR family oxidoreductase, whose protein sequence is MILAVTGGTGFLGGHVLRLAAEAGHQVRALARRPQLPLPNVEWVRGTLEDHVALGELVEGVDAVIHVAGVVNAPTLAGFVEGNVTGTASLATATEAAGVRRFVHISSLSAREPDLSDYGWSKRASEAMVVQSSLDWTIVRPPAIYGAGDREMLELFRIAARRGILPLPPKGRLSLIEAADLARLMIALIDAPETHAQTYEPDDGMVDGYTHKEFGRMIGAAVGRPGILTLSTPKPLLQLAAFVERQRLGDKAKLTGDRVRYFCHPDWVVRTRPPETIWRPGVAAQDGLRATADWYRGQGWL, encoded by the coding sequence GTGATCTTGGCGGTTACCGGGGGCACGGGCTTTCTGGGTGGCCATGTGCTGCGCCTTGCGGCCGAAGCCGGTCATCAGGTTCGCGCGCTGGCCCGCAGGCCGCAGCTTCCGCTGCCCAATGTCGAATGGGTGCGCGGTACGCTCGAAGATCATGTCGCACTGGGCGAACTGGTCGAGGGCGTGGATGCGGTGATCCACGTCGCGGGCGTGGTCAACGCGCCGACGCTGGCCGGATTCGTCGAGGGCAACGTCACCGGAACGGCCTCGCTCGCCACCGCCACCGAAGCCGCCGGGGTACGGCGCTTCGTCCATATTTCCTCCCTGTCGGCGCGCGAGCCCGATCTGTCCGATTATGGCTGGTCCAAGCGGGCGTCCGAAGCGATGGTCGTGCAATCCTCGCTCGACTGGACGATCGTGCGTCCACCGGCCATCTATGGCGCGGGCGATCGGGAGATGCTCGAGCTGTTCCGCATCGCCGCGCGCCGTGGCATCCTGCCGCTACCGCCGAAAGGGCGTCTGTCGCTGATCGAGGCGGCCGACCTGGCGCGACTGATGATCGCCCTCATCGATGCGCCCGAAACGCACGCCCAGACTTATGAACCCGACGACGGCATGGTCGACGGCTATACGCACAAGGAATTCGGTCGAATGATCGGCGCAGCGGTGGGCCGCCCCGGGATCCTGACATTGTCCACGCCGAAGCCGTTGCTGCAACTGGCCGCCTTCGTCGAGCGGCAGAGACTGGGCGACAAGGCGAAGCTGACCGGCGACCGCGTCCGCTATTTCTGTCATCCCGACTGGGTGGTCCGTACCCGCCCTCCCGAAACGATCTGGCGACCTGGCGTAGCGGCTCAGGATGGTCTGCGTGCCACCGCCGACTGGTACCGCGGACAAGGCTGGCTCTGA
- the proB gene encoding glutamate 5-kinase, with protein sequence MSAARFAPAACPRLVVKIGSALLVDPDGKVRRSWLEGVVADLAQRHAAGQQIAVVSSGAIALGARRLGLAKGGRASLEDAQAAAATGQIALSHCWAELLHERGLTAAQMLVTLDDLEDRRRYLNAASTLDRLLSLGVIPVINENDSVATEEIRFGDNDRLAARIGQAAGAGGVILLSDIDGLYTANPHRDPTARLVPEVSRIDSRIRAMADGGSASGMGSGGMISKLEAARIAQRSGAHLAIISGKRDHPLSAYDADGRGTVFLGSHIGSARKAWLAGRLTAKGKVLVDAGAAAALLEGRSLLAAGATGVQGRFSRGDVVDICGPEGEAFARGLAEYDADDAAKIVGRRREALEDLLGYAPRSALVHRDHMVLL encoded by the coding sequence ATGTCCGCCGCCCGTTTCGCACCTGCCGCCTGCCCGCGCCTGGTCGTCAAGATCGGATCGGCGTTGCTCGTCGATCCCGACGGCAAGGTTCGCCGTTCCTGGCTTGAGGGGGTCGTCGCCGATCTCGCCCAGCGTCACGCGGCGGGCCAGCAGATCGCGGTGGTGTCGTCCGGAGCGATAGCGCTCGGTGCCCGCCGGCTCGGCCTTGCCAAGGGCGGCCGGGCCAGCCTCGAGGACGCGCAGGCCGCTGCCGCGACGGGCCAGATCGCCTTGTCGCATTGCTGGGCCGAACTGCTTCACGAGCGGGGGCTTACGGCAGCGCAGATGCTGGTCACGCTCGACGATCTCGAGGATCGGCGGCGCTATCTGAACGCGGCTTCGACCCTCGACCGCTTGCTGAGCCTCGGCGTCATTCCCGTCATCAACGAGAATGATTCGGTCGCCACCGAAGAGATTCGCTTCGGCGACAATGATCGACTCGCGGCGCGCATCGGCCAGGCAGCGGGGGCGGGTGGCGTGATCCTGCTGTCGGACATCGACGGCCTCTACACCGCCAACCCCCATCGGGACCCGACCGCACGTCTGGTGCCGGAGGTCTCCCGGATCGATTCGCGAATCCGGGCCATGGCCGATGGCGGGTCGGCCTCGGGCATGGGATCCGGGGGTATGATCTCGAAGCTCGAAGCGGCGCGCATCGCCCAGCGCTCGGGCGCACATCTGGCGATTATTTCCGGCAAGCGTGACCATCCCCTTTCGGCCTATGATGCCGATGGGCGCGGCACGGTGTTCCTCGGAAGCCACATCGGCAGCGCGCGCAAGGCGTGGCTTGCGGGCCGGCTGACGGCAAAGGGCAAAGTGCTGGTCGATGCCGGCGCAGCGGCAGCGCTGCTCGAAGGGCGCAGCCTGCTGGCGGCGGGGGCCACCGGCGTTCAAGGGCGCTTCTCGCGCGGTGACGTGGTCGACATCTGCGGTCCGGAGGGCGAAGCTTTTGCGCGGGGCCTTGCCGAATATGATGCCGACGATGCGGCGAAGATCGTCGGTCGCCGCCGTGAGGCGCTGGAGGACCTGCTCGGTTACGCCCCGCGCTCGGCACTGGTGCACCGCGACCATATGGTGCTGCTGTGA
- a CDS encoding Pycsar system effector family protein: protein MMAADETRAPPRGQFAPDAVHLLRTAQQIQYQLSQMADQKANMLMGATFVIFTITVGQIKAGGHAPVALMILGAAAFLSALLAVMAVLPSTKVPPRADGPANMLFFGSFTQIEEEEFVKFVLDTVTDSDAVYAAFAHDIYQNGRVLARKKYRLLGYAYRVMLGGLILSFLAFMAQLVIDFG, encoded by the coding sequence ATGATGGCAGCCGACGAGACAAGAGCGCCACCGAGAGGGCAGTTCGCGCCCGATGCGGTCCATCTTCTGCGAACCGCACAGCAGATCCAGTATCAGCTGAGCCAGATGGCCGACCAGAAGGCGAATATGCTGATGGGCGCGACCTTCGTGATCTTCACGATCACGGTCGGCCAGATCAAGGCAGGCGGCCATGCCCCTGTCGCGCTGATGATCCTGGGTGCGGCCGCCTTTCTATCCGCGCTGCTCGCGGTGATGGCGGTACTGCCGTCGACCAAGGTTCCGCCGCGCGCCGACGGCCCTGCGAACATGCTGTTCTTCGGATCCTTCACGCAGATCGAGGAAGAGGAGTTCGTCAAATTCGTCCTGGATACCGTCACCGACAGCGACGCGGTCTATGCCGCCTTCGCCCATGACATCTACCAGAATGGCCGCGTGCTCGCCCGTAAGAAGTACAGGCTGCTCGGCTATGCCTATCGGGTGATGCTCGGCGGGCTCATTCTCAGCTTCCTCGCCTTCATGGCGCAGCTGGTGATCGATTTCGGCTGA
- a CDS encoding acyl carrier protein, which yields MSSRDDTFTRVAEQIEPFNKKGIDLTDATSFAGDLEWDSLTVMDFVAAVEDEFDIIITMNMQAEIETVGQLVDAVMKLRG from the coding sequence ATGAGCAGCAGAGACGATACCTTCACCCGCGTGGCCGAGCAGATCGAGCCCTTCAACAAGAAGGGGATCGACCTGACCGACGCGACCAGTTTCGCCGGCGATCTCGAATGGGACAGCCTCACGGTGATGGATTTCGTGGCGGCGGTCGAAGACGAATTCGACATTATCATCACGATGAACATGCAGGCCGAGATCGAGACCGTCGGCCAGCTCGTTGATGCTGTCATGAAGCTGCGGGGCTGA
- the obgE gene encoding GTPase ObgE has product MHFLDQAKIFIRSGSGGPGAVSFRREKYIEYGGPDGGHGGKGGDIIFEAVPGLNTLIDFRYTQHFKAQRGHGGAGSNRTGAGGEDLVIRVPVGTQILSEDKSEVLADFIVPGQREIFLRGGDGGRGNASYKTSTNRAPRQHGSGWPGEEMWVWLRLKLLADCGLVGLPNAGKSTFINAVSNAKAKVGDYPFTTIRPQLGVAEHKGREFVVADIPGLIEGAAEGAGIGDRFLGHIERCRVLLHLVDATGDDPIDAFEVVRGELDAYGAGLADKPQVLALNKIDAVEPKALEKLAKKLAKKSGAEVMLLSGASGEGLPAILDRIIETLGPPPEAVAANENDEPWSPI; this is encoded by the coding sequence ATGCATTTTCTTGATCAAGCAAAGATATTCATTCGCTCCGGATCGGGCGGCCCCGGTGCCGTCAGCTTCCGGCGTGAGAAGTACATCGAATATGGTGGCCCTGACGGCGGTCATGGCGGCAAGGGCGGAGACATCATCTTCGAAGCGGTCCCGGGTCTCAATACCCTGATCGACTTCCGCTATACGCAGCACTTCAAGGCGCAGCGCGGCCATGGTGGAGCGGGATCGAACCGGACCGGTGCCGGTGGGGAGGATCTCGTGATCCGCGTCCCGGTCGGCACGCAGATATTGTCGGAAGACAAGTCGGAGGTCCTCGCCGACTTCATCGTCCCCGGCCAGCGCGAGATATTCCTTCGCGGTGGCGACGGCGGCCGGGGCAATGCCAGCTACAAGACCTCGACAAACCGGGCTCCCCGCCAGCATGGCAGCGGCTGGCCGGGCGAGGAAATGTGGGTCTGGCTGCGGCTGAAGCTGCTGGCGGACTGCGGCCTGGTGGGGCTGCCCAATGCGGGCAAATCGACCTTCATCAATGCGGTGTCTAATGCCAAGGCCAAGGTCGGCGACTATCCGTTCACGACCATCCGGCCCCAGCTCGGCGTGGCCGAGCACAAGGGGCGGGAATTCGTCGTCGCCGACATTCCCGGGCTGATCGAGGGCGCGGCCGAGGGCGCCGGCATCGGCGATCGCTTCCTTGGCCATATCGAGCGCTGTCGCGTGCTGCTGCATCTGGTCGATGCGACCGGCGACGACCCGATCGATGCCTTCGAGGTCGTGCGCGGCGAACTCGACGCTTATGGTGCGGGACTGGCCGACAAGCCGCAGGTGCTCGCGCTGAACAAGATCGACGCGGTCGAGCCCAAGGCGCTGGAGAAACTGGCGAAGAAGCTCGCGAAAAAGAGCGGCGCCGAGGTCATGCTCCTGTCCGGCGCAAGCGGTGAGGGCCTGCCCGCCATACTCGATCGGATCATCGAAACGCTGGGCCCGCCGCCCGAAGCCGTCGCCGCCAATGAGAATGACGAGCCCTGGTCCCCGATCTGA